The following are encoded in a window of Armatimonadota bacterium genomic DNA:
- a CDS encoding transposase, with product MYRAMPVIQESAQELKARMRRERHGQKRQRLQMLYLIASGQARTRTALAPLLGVNRETVGDWLRLYADGGLSALLTIRTPPGKAPTIPPAVLDELRERLSQPDGMASYDEIRIWLATQHGIQMSYKAVAQYVHRKLKTRPKVVRPRHIKKP from the coding sequence ATGTATCGGGCGATGCCGGTCATTCAGGAATCAGCACAGGAGCTGAAGGCACGGATGCGGCGGGAACGACACGGACAGAAACGGCAGCGATTGCAGATGCTGTACCTGATTGCCAGTGGCCAGGCGCGCACCCGGACGGCGCTGGCACCGCTCTTGGGCGTGAACCGCGAAACGGTCGGTGACTGGCTGCGGCTGTATGCCGATGGCGGCCTGAGCGCACTGCTGACGATCCGGACCCCGCCCGGCAAAGCACCCACCATTCCCCCAGCGGTGCTGGACGAGCTCCGTGAGCGGTTGAGTCAACCGGATGGGATGGCATCCTATGACGAGATACGGATCTGGTTGGCGACGCAGCACGGCATTCAGATGAGCTACAAGGCGGTTGCTCAGTATGTGCATCGCAAGCTGAAGACCCGCCCGAAGGTGGTGCGCCCCCGGCATATAAAAAAACCCTGA